The Xenorhabdus doucetiae genome has a window encoding:
- a CDS encoding RBBP9/YdeN family alpha/beta hydrolase: MASEKVSSSGQFSGKKIIIIHGYTASPSSNWFPWLKEKLTEQGAEVFVPAMPDTSAPKPESWAKMLMDIVPVADKNSVFIGHSLGCIAVLRHLESICSQHLHIGGYILVSGFDSPQITVPELNAFTVEPLDYAFLRQITKQRISLISSNDQIVSPQSSLDLAHALQTEVINVANAGHFLDRDGFTRLSPVYDILQNMLSE; encoded by the coding sequence ATGGCATCAGAAAAAGTAAGCAGTAGCGGTCAGTTTTCTGGCAAAAAAATAATTATTATTCATGGATATACTGCTTCACCTTCATCTAATTGGTTCCCTTGGTTAAAAGAGAAACTTACTGAACAAGGTGCAGAAGTGTTCGTACCTGCAATGCCTGACACATCAGCCCCTAAACCTGAATCCTGGGCTAAGATGTTGATGGATATCGTGCCGGTGGCAGATAAAAATTCGGTTTTTATTGGTCATAGTCTCGGTTGTATCGCGGTATTACGGCATTTAGAGTCAATATGTTCTCAGCACCTTCATATTGGTGGGTATATTTTGGTTTCTGGATTTGACTCTCCTCAAATCACCGTACCAGAATTGAATGCTTTTACTGTTGAGCCGTTAGACTATGCTTTCTTGCGTCAAATAACCAAACAGCGTATTTCGCTTATTTCTTCTAATGATCAAATTGTTTCTCCACAATCCTCTTTGGATCTGGCTCATGCTTTACAAACAGAAGTGATTAATGTTGCTAATGCTGGACATTTTCTCGATAGGGATGGTTTTACTCGTTTGTCTCCCGTTTATGATATTTTGCAAAATATGTTATCAGAATAA
- a CDS encoding alpha/beta fold hydrolase — protein MIGYQEKKITVNGAQLAYFHDHENNKTPLLFLHGALADSCMWNRHMMELEDRVSPMALSLRHFGGSAKIGDFGIETHANDVIEVIRKIGCSPVHLVAWSYGADVALLAVLKAPELFRSLFLYELGYPSYLTADELALFTADAQAMFGPLFELAGKIKLPKMVEILIDGSGNQKGYFSSQPEAVRMAQLAQADTVIKQLNQNEKPNINANALATIKLPTHVAYGEFSRPLFQLVSASAARNIPNCQSEVITGVTHMFPIEQPVVFSTKVKHFILSV, from the coding sequence ATGATCGGATATCAAGAAAAGAAAATTACTGTCAACGGTGCTCAACTTGCGTATTTTCATGATCATGAGAATAATAAAACGCCTTTATTGTTTCTGCATGGTGCGTTGGCTGATAGTTGTATGTGGAATCGACATATGATGGAGCTGGAAGATAGGGTATCGCCGATGGCTCTGAGTCTGCGTCATTTTGGTGGTTCTGCGAAAATAGGTGATTTTGGTATTGAAACACATGCTAATGATGTTATTGAAGTAATCAGAAAAATAGGCTGTTCTCCGGTACATTTGGTTGCATGGTCTTATGGCGCTGATGTGGCATTATTGGCAGTATTAAAAGCACCTGAACTGTTTCGTAGCCTTTTTCTTTATGAGCTTGGATATCCATCTTATTTAACTGCGGACGAATTAGCACTATTTACGGCGGATGCTCAGGCTATGTTTGGCCCTTTATTTGAATTAGCAGGGAAAATAAAATTGCCTAAGATGGTGGAAATTTTGATTGATGGTTCAGGTAATCAAAAAGGTTATTTTTCCTCACAGCCTGAGGCTGTGCGCATGGCTCAGTTAGCCCAAGCAGATACGGTAATTAAGCAACTGAATCAGAATGAAAAACCCAATATAAATGCAAACGCACTGGCGACGATAAAATTGCCTACCCATGTTGCTTATGGTGAATTCTCTCGTCCGTTGTTTCAGCTTGTTAGTGCGTCAGCAGCAAGAAACATTCCCAATTGCCAATCGGAAGTTATTACGGGGGTAACGCATATGTTTCCGATCGAGCAACCTGTCGTTTTCAGTACAAAGGTAAAGCATTTTATTCTGAGTGTATGA
- a CDS encoding LysE family translocator: MPSIETLITFISISTFLCFLPGPDNILVLSQSAINGRKSGVLITLGLCIGLIIHTSLVALNAFS, encoded by the coding sequence ATGCCTTCTATAGAAACACTTATTACATTTATCAGTATTTCAACTTTCCTGTGCTTCTTGCCTGGCCCTGACAATATTTTAGTTTTAAGTCAATCTGCAATAAATGGACGAAAATCTGGAGTATTAATTACCCTTGGCTTATGTATTGGATTAATAATACATACATCTTTAGTTGCACTAAATGCCTTTTCATAA
- a CDS encoding PhzF family phenazine biosynthesis protein, which translates to MHSYPIYHVDAFTEKLFSGNPAAVVLLDKWPEDETLISLAAEIGLPETAFLVENHLRWFTPKVEVDLCGHATLATAFVLIAHRNIQDKSLTFKSRSGELRVSHQDGIFTLDFPITDCHEENALIPVIQDALGQNVSAVFASHDRYICVLDSVEQITHTQPDFAKIAALPLPGLTITALGDSSADFVSRYFAPAKGVDEDPVTGSSHCVLAPFWGKRLDKTELLARQLSERGGEMLCRIDGDRVYLTGKAKLFSYGEILLENI; encoded by the coding sequence ATGCATTCATACCCTATTTATCATGTCGATGCCTTCACAGAAAAATTGTTTTCAGGCAATCCTGCTGCTGTTGTTTTACTGGACAAATGGCCAGAGGATGAAACACTCATTTCTCTTGCTGCTGAAATTGGCCTTCCTGAAACTGCTTTTTTAGTAGAAAACCATCTGCGTTGGTTTACACCTAAAGTCGAAGTAGATTTATGTGGGCATGCAACATTGGCGACCGCGTTTGTCCTTATAGCCCACCGCAATATTCAAGATAAATCCCTTACATTCAAGAGCCGCTCTGGTGAACTCCGCGTTTCTCACCAAGATGGCATTTTTACATTGGATTTTCCTATCACCGATTGCCATGAAGAAAACGCCCTCATTCCTGTTATCCAAGATGCTCTGGGACAAAATGTTTCTGCCGTGTTTGCTTCACATGATCGCTATATTTGTGTTTTGGATTCCGTAGAGCAAATAACCCATACTCAACCTGATTTTGCTAAGATTGCTGCCCTGCCCTTGCCAGGACTGACTATTACCGCTCTCGGTGATTCATCCGCTGATTTTGTTTCACGCTATTTCGCGCCTGCCAAAGGTGTTGATGAAGATCCTGTCACTGGCTCCAGCCATTGTGTTCTTGCCCCTTTCTGGGGAAAGCGGCTTGATAAAACTGAGCTTCTTGCCCGTCAATTATCCGAACGAGGGGGTGAGATGTTATGTCGAATCGATGGAGATCGTGTTTATCTGACAGGCAAAGCAAAACTCTTTTCATACGGTGAGATACTGCTTGAGAATATATAA
- the lldD gene encoding FMN-dependent L-lactate dehydrogenase LldD produces MIISASTDYRVAAQAKLPPFLFHYIDGGAYAEHTLKRNTADLSDIELRQRVLKDMSELSLETSLFGEKMSMPVALAPVGLTGMYARRGEVQAARAAAKKGIPFTLSTVSVCPIEEVAPAIDRPIWFQLYVLKDRGFMRNVLERAQAAGVKNLVFTVDMPVPGARYRDAHSGMSGPNAAMRRLLQAITHPRWAWDVGLWGKPHDLGNISVYRGKPTKLEDYMGWLGSNFDSSISWKDLEWIRDFWKGPMIIKGILDPEDAKDAVRFGADGIVVSNHGGRQLDGVLSTARALPAIADAVKNEITILTDSGIRTGLDVVRMIALGADSVLLGRAFVYALAAAGEAGVSNLLDLIEKEMRVAMTLTGARSISEINADLLVRNQG; encoded by the coding sequence ATGATTATTTCCGCTTCAACTGATTATCGGGTTGCAGCACAAGCTAAGTTACCGCCTTTTCTGTTCCATTATATTGATGGCGGAGCCTATGCAGAGCATACCCTTAAACGCAATACCGCCGATTTATCTGATATTGAGTTACGTCAGCGTGTGTTGAAAGATATGTCCGAATTGAGTCTGGAAACCAGCCTATTCGGAGAAAAAATGTCAATGCCGGTGGCACTGGCGCCTGTTGGACTCACAGGAATGTATGCGCGTCGCGGCGAAGTACAGGCTGCGCGTGCCGCAGCCAAAAAAGGCATTCCATTTACTTTATCGACAGTATCTGTATGCCCGATTGAAGAAGTCGCTCCCGCAATCGATCGCCCAATCTGGTTCCAGCTTTATGTACTGAAAGATCGTGGTTTTATGCGCAATGTCCTGGAAAGGGCGCAGGCTGCGGGAGTCAAAAATTTGGTATTTACCGTTGATATGCCAGTTCCTGGAGCGCGTTATCGGGATGCACATTCTGGTATGAGTGGCCCGAATGCGGCTATGCGCCGTCTTTTGCAAGCGATAACGCATCCGCGATGGGCATGGGATGTGGGATTGTGGGGCAAGCCACACGATCTGGGCAATATTTCCGTATATCGTGGTAAACCGACTAAATTGGAAGATTATATGGGTTGGTTAGGCAGTAATTTTGATTCCTCCATTTCATGGAAAGATTTGGAGTGGATACGTGATTTCTGGAAGGGACCGATGATAATTAAAGGTATCCTCGATCCAGAAGATGCTAAAGATGCTGTCCGTTTTGGCGCTGATGGTATCGTGGTTTCAAATCATGGCGGACGCCAGCTTGATGGGGTTCTGTCAACGGCACGCGCCTTGCCTGCGATTGCGGATGCCGTCAAAAATGAGATTACCATTCTTACTGATTCCGGTATTCGAACAGGATTGGATGTGGTGAGAATGATTGCTCTGGGGGCAGATAGTGTGTTATTGGGGCGTGCTTTTGTTTATGCGTTGGCAGCGGCAGGTGAAGCGGGGGTTTCCAATTTGCTGGATCTGATTGAGAAAGAGATGCGGGTGGCGATGACCTTAACCGGAGCGAGATCAATCTCGGAGATTAATGCGGATTTATTGGTCCGTAATCAAGGCTAA
- a CDS encoding LysE family translocator translates to MASHLGVSALLRSNTVIFEIIKLFGAFYLSYLAWGAFKAKPIQVKGNTENFNDNKKLIKKGLIMNLSNPKVIIFFLAFFPQFTTNNVNAIPVSLQLLCLGLLFVCIAFIVFALISYLSGFLNSAISNNPSIQTALNKITCLIFIALAVNLLISQF, encoded by the coding sequence TTGGCAAGCCATTTAGGAGTTTCAGCACTATTACGATCCAATACGGTAATCTTTGAAATTATCAAATTATTTGGCGCATTTTATTTAAGTTATCTGGCTTGGGGTGCCTTTAAAGCCAAACCTATTCAGGTTAAAGGCAATACTGAAAATTTTAACGATAATAAAAAACTTATTAAAAAAGGTTTGATAATGAACTTATCGAATCCCAAAGTTATTATTTTCTTTCTGGCTTTCTTTCCTCAATTTACCACTAATAATGTGAATGCCATTCCAGTCTCTCTGCAACTATTATGTCTAGGTTTACTATTTGTTTGTATTGCTTTTATTGTATTTGCACTAATATCCTATTTGTCCGGCTTTTTAAATAGTGCTATATCCAATAACCCATCAATACAAACTGCCCTTAATAAAATTACATGTTTAATATTTATAGCATTAGCTGTTAACTTACTGATTAGTCAGTTTTAA
- a CDS encoding Kdo(2)-lipid IV(A) acyltransferase produces MIQAPPFHRSFLHPRYWLTWLGIGILYLLVLLPYPVIYWIGTRLGRLSMRFLKKRAKVAERNLTLCFPDMPAEKRHEWLVKNFESVGMGVFETGMAWFWPDWRIKHWFKVTGREHIQKVQSTGQGIIVIGIHFLTLELGARIFGMLNPGIGVYRPNDNPVIDWLQTWGRLRSNKYMLDRKDVKGMIRCLKNGEIVWYAPDHDYGPRNSVFAPLFAVEHAATTTGTSILVRLAKPALLPFTPRRLANGEGYELIIQPAVENFPLQDEGEAATFMNKVIEKEIMQAPDQYMWLHRRFKTRPDGMPSLYGDNDNIH; encoded by the coding sequence ATGATACAAGCACCTCCTTTTCATCGTTCATTTTTACATCCCCGCTACTGGCTGACCTGGCTAGGTATCGGCATACTTTATTTACTGGTTTTATTGCCTTATCCCGTGATTTACTGGATAGGCACCCGACTTGGCCGATTATCAATGCGTTTTTTAAAAAAACGGGCTAAAGTTGCAGAGCGCAATCTGACTCTTTGTTTCCCCGATATGCCAGCAGAGAAACGGCATGAATGGCTAGTCAAAAATTTCGAATCGGTTGGAATGGGCGTGTTTGAAACTGGCATGGCCTGGTTTTGGCCTGACTGGAGGATCAAGCATTGGTTCAAAGTCACTGGACGGGAACATATCCAAAAAGTGCAATCCACAGGCCAAGGAATTATCGTCATTGGTATCCACTTCTTAACACTGGAATTAGGCGCGCGTATTTTTGGCATGCTCAATCCAGGTATTGGTGTTTATCGTCCAAATGACAATCCTGTTATAGATTGGCTACAAACTTGGGGACGGCTCCGTTCCAATAAGTACATGCTGGACAGGAAAGATGTTAAGGGTATGATCCGATGCCTGAAAAATGGTGAAATTGTCTGGTACGCTCCTGATCACGATTACGGCCCACGCAACAGCGTATTTGCCCCACTATTCGCGGTTGAACATGCTGCAACCACGACCGGAACTTCAATTCTCGTCCGTTTAGCCAAACCTGCGCTGCTTCCTTTTACGCCCCGAAGATTAGCCAATGGAGAAGGATATGAATTAATTATTCAACCCGCCGTGGAAAATTTTCCGTTACAAGATGAAGGAGAAGCAGCAACATTTATGAATAAGGTGATCGAAAAAGAAATTATGCAGGCCCCTGATCAATATATGTGGTTGCATCGTCGTTTCAAAACTCGTCCCGACGGTATGCCATCTTTGTATGGTGACAACGATAATATTCACTGA
- a CDS encoding IS630 family transposase, producing the protein MLILPPTSRNERRQMKKVVQKTTDKNYARRIMGILWLCQGEPVSQVADKLCCAESSVWRWIKRFRELGWMGLLSLPAGRHTRWHLTPLWPFLSYLLEHSPQQFGYLGSRWSLAFFVFLIKRLLNITLSMSTLYRYFRQQGIVWRRAAPTVKLPDPEYEEKMARITEALSRASEKHPVVYEDEVDIHLNPKIGAGWYFKGQQKRINTPGKNQKYYVAGCLDVRTNKIVFTGYMKKSAQLFINTLEELKRQYRHAETLTVILDNYIIHKSKSVKAWLRQNPSVTLLFLPVYSPWLNKIERLWQSLHETVTRNHGCQFMWQLIKNVKIFLKTASGKKTLKGIRNIRVSAL; encoded by the coding sequence ATGCTTATCTTACCACCAACCTCCCGAAATGAACGGCGCCAGATGAAAAAAGTCGTTCAAAAAACCACAGATAAAAATTATGCCCGCCGGATCATGGGCATACTCTGGTTATGCCAAGGAGAGCCGGTCTCCCAAGTGGCCGATAAACTGTGTTGCGCTGAGTCTTCTGTCTGGCGCTGGATTAAGCGGTTTAGGGAGCTGGGATGGATGGGGTTACTCAGTTTACCGGCAGGCCGCCATACCCGATGGCATTTAACCCCACTTTGGCCTTTTCTGTCTTATCTATTGGAACATTCTCCCCAACAGTTCGGTTATCTCGGTTCCCGATGGAGCCTGGCCTTTTTTGTATTTTTAATCAAAAGGTTACTTAATATCACCCTTTCAATGAGCACGCTTTACCGTTATTTCCGTCAACAAGGGATTGTCTGGAGAAGAGCGGCCCCGACAGTCAAGTTACCCGATCCGGAATATGAAGAAAAAATGGCCCGCATTACCGAAGCGCTTTCCCGGGCGTCAGAGAAACATCCTGTTGTTTATGAAGATGAAGTGGATATTCACTTGAACCCGAAAATCGGGGCGGGCTGGTATTTTAAAGGCCAGCAAAAACGCATTAATACGCCGGGTAAAAATCAAAAATACTACGTTGCGGGTTGTCTTGATGTCCGGACCAACAAAATTGTTTTTACGGGTTACATGAAGAAAAGCGCTCAATTATTTATCAATACGTTAGAAGAATTAAAACGCCAATATCGTCACGCAGAAACGCTCACCGTGATTTTAGACAACTACATTATTCATAAAAGTAAGTCAGTAAAAGCGTGGTTACGACAGAATCCAAGCGTGACACTTTTATTCCTTCCGGTTTATTCGCCCTGGTTGAACAAAATAGAGCGGTTATGGCAATCGTTACATGAAACGGTTACCCGTAATCATGGTTGCCAATTTATGTGGCAACTGATTAAAAATGTGAAAATTTTTTTAAAAACGGCGTCAGGAAAAAAGACGTTGAAAGGAATCAGAAATATCAGAGTCTCAGCATTATGA
- a CDS encoding polysaccharide lyase gives MSYFKYGLLAIKFDYHFKQGQDKNIFCGSFLTCFMLFGVLYDSINIFTKELIMVPTYSPITSNVNNGDLVHVDFEHKIGKYSAKDFKSDWGISPTLSSGLNQGRLNIVIDPQNDKNKVLELTYLANTVGSEAGTSFNVPIHGVHKALWLQYRVMFSKEFMWVKGGKLPGLAGGDHPSGCIDNDSFDGFSSRLMWRKAGELFGYLYYPEKNERCGDYIKLETSLKKNTWYTLTQYVKLNNIGKHDGIYIQYVDNQEVFRTNSLKLRNKNDVFIDAIKWSSFFGGSTLDWAPPVEQYAYFDDFVVSVGKPDNI, from the coding sequence GTGAGTTATTTTAAATATGGTTTGTTGGCTATAAAATTTGACTATCATTTTAAACAGGGACAAGATAAGAATATATTTTGTGGTTCTTTTTTAACTTGCTTTATGCTGTTTGGGGTTTTGTATGACAGTATAAATATATTTACTAAGGAGTTAATTATGGTGCCAACTTATTCTCCCATTACTTCTAATGTCAATAATGGTGATTTGGTTCATGTGGACTTTGAACACAAGATAGGAAAATATTCTGCCAAAGATTTCAAATCTGACTGGGGTATTTCACCGACTTTATCATCTGGTCTTAATCAGGGAAGATTAAATATCGTTATTGATCCTCAAAATGATAAAAACAAAGTGTTAGAGTTGACTTATCTTGCCAATACTGTCGGCTCTGAGGCCGGAACCTCATTTAATGTACCGATTCATGGTGTGCATAAAGCGTTATGGTTGCAATATAGAGTGATGTTCAGTAAAGAATTTATGTGGGTTAAAGGTGGAAAACTACCGGGTTTGGCTGGTGGCGATCACCCATCAGGCTGTATCGATAATGACAGTTTCGATGGTTTTAGTAGTCGCTTGATGTGGAGAAAAGCAGGCGAGTTATTTGGTTATCTCTATTATCCTGAAAAAAATGAACGATGCGGTGATTATATTAAATTAGAAACTTCGTTAAAGAAAAATACGTGGTATACCCTGACACAATATGTAAAACTAAATAATATCGGCAAACACGATGGTATCTATATACAATATGTCGATAATCAAGAGGTTTTTAGAACAAACAGTCTTAAATTGAGAAATAAAAATGATGTTTTCATTGATGCGATAAAATGGAGTTCTTTTTTCGGCGGCTCCACGCTGGATTGGGCTCCGCCAGTGGAACAATATGCTTATTTTGACGATTTTGTTGTTAGTGTTGGAAAGCCTGATAATATTTAA
- a CDS encoding DUF1543 domain-containing protein, with translation MPQLYMFYLGGNAGKSNIEVHDVQFAVVEKIEEAYPLLREVWFGDKDKLHLDGYMPLTWADGYDIAISHQEYHGKMRLYFVNLGGYQKDSLAEAHEFGFFVASSVEEAKEKAKESLLSGYGQLHKDNLKDVDDCLLLGQVNGYHIHLTENPHGQPDKPEWQGYRPIGI, from the coding sequence ATGCCTCAATTATATATGTTCTATCTTGGTGGAAATGCTGGAAAATCCAATATTGAAGTTCACGATGTCCAATTTGCGGTAGTCGAAAAAATAGAGGAAGCGTATCCCCTGTTACGCGAAGTTTGGTTTGGTGATAAAGACAAACTTCATCTGGATGGTTATATGCCCTTAACGTGGGCTGATGGATATGACATTGCAATCAGTCATCAAGAATATCACGGAAAAATGCGACTCTACTTTGTAAATCTTGGTGGTTACCAAAAAGATTCGCTCGCAGAAGCGCATGAGTTCGGGTTCTTTGTCGCCAGCTCAGTAGAAGAAGCAAAAGAAAAAGCGAAAGAAAGCTTACTGTCCGGTTATGGTCAATTACATAAAGATAATCTGAAAGATGTTGATGACTGTTTGCTCCTTGGACAAGTCAATGGCTATCACATCCATTTAACTGAAAATCCTCACGGTCAGCCAGATAAACCTGAATGGCAGGGATATCGCCCTATCGGTATTTAA